The Daucus carota subsp. sativus chromosome 2, DH1 v3.0, whole genome shotgun sequence genome includes a window with the following:
- the LOC108207695 gene encoding peroxidase 5 translates to MRNSDTAMIVYLIVFTMCMAELKTTTAANTTTLKQNFYGKSCPAAERIVRRTVSDAIAQNPGIAAGLIRLYFHDCFVRGCDASLLLKSTPGNESEQDHGANGATLRGMEVIHKAKAKLEAQCPKTVSCADILAFAARDSTLRAGGFSYRLPSGRRDGTVSSIDEAGENLPPLGPDIATIFKSFSRKGMSMKEMTALLGAHSIGIVDCRFFSSRLYTFNNKPNSTDPSLDKKYASFLKRKCPQNSVSGGKVNLDVVTPNRLDSQYYKNLKKKMGVLGLDQQLETTPSTAKFVSNYSKFPEVWAADFAAAMIHLGSLGVLTGNEGEIRENCEVIN, encoded by the exons ATGAGAAATTCTGACACAGCAATGATCGTGTACCTGATCGTTTTCACAATGTGTATGGCAGAACTCAAAACTACGACAGCCGCGAATACCACAACGttgaaacaaaatttttatGGCAAATCTTGCCCAGCAGCTGAAAGAATAGTGCGGAGGACTGTAAGCGATGCAATTGCTCAGAATCCGGGGATAGCTGCTGGTCTTATTCGCCTCTATTTTCATGACTGCTTTGTCAGA GGCTGTGATGCTTCCCTCCTACTAAAGTCGACACCAGGAAACGAATCAGAGCAAGATCATGGCGCGAATGGGGCAACCTTGAGAGGAATGGAGGTCATTCATAAGGCCAAGGCCAAGCTTGAAGCTCAATGCCCCAAGACTGTGTCATGCGCAGACATACTAGCTTTTGCTGCCCGTGACAGTACACTCCGCGCTGGTGGATTTTCTTATAGACTTCCATCAGGACGTCGTGATGGAACAGTTTCCTCAATCGACGAAGCTGGAGAAAACCTACCTCCTTTAGGTCCTGATATTGCAACCATATTCAAATCTTTCTCAAGAAAGGGAATGTCTATGAAAGAAATGACAGCACTTCTTGGAGCTCACTCCATTGGAATTGTGGATTGTAGATTCTTTTCTTCCCGCCTTTATACATTCAATAATAAACCTAACTCCACAGATCCATCTCTGGATAAAAAATATGCATCTTTTCTGAAGAGAAAATGTCCACAAAATTCAGTCAGTGGTGGAAAGGTGAACCTTGATGTCGTGACCCCTAATCGGCTCGATAGCCAGTATTACAagaatctgaagaagaagatgggAGTACTGGGATTAGATCAACAACTCGAAACCACCCCTTCGACGGCGAAATTTGTGagtaattattcaaaatttcctGAAGTGTGGGCAGCTGATTTTGCAGCGGCTATGATACACCTTGGCTCTCTCGGTGTTTTGACAGGGAATGAAGGTGAAATCAGAGAGAACTGCGAGGTTATTAACTAG
- the LOC108207941 gene encoding peptidyl-prolyl cis-trans isomerase CYP20-1, whose translation MAGKNLIATTLLFSLVLLGTLALSQAKKKSGADLKEVTNKVYFDVEIAGKPAGRIVMGLFGKTVPKTAENFRALCTGEKGIGKSGKPLHYKGSAFHRIIPSFMLQGGDFTLGDGRGGESIYGEKFADENFKIKHTGPGLLSMANAGKDTNGSQFFITTVTTSWLDGRHVVFGKVLSGMDVVYKVEAEGQQSGTPKSKVIIADSGELPL comes from the exons ATGGCCGGAAAAAACTTGATTGCGACGACGCTCCTCTTCAGTCTAGTCCTTCTTGGAACCCTAGCTCTCTCTCAG GCCAAGAAAAAGTCAGGTGCAGATTTGAAGGAAGTGACTAACAAAGTGTATTTTGATGTTGAGATTGCTGGAAAACCGGCTG GGCGTATTGTGATGGGACTCTTTGGGAAGACTGTTCCTAAAACTGCAG AAAATTTCAGAGCTCTGTGCACAG GTGAAAAAGGTATCGGGAAGAGTGGCAAGCCTCTCCATTATAAGGGTAGTGCTTTTCATAGAATTATTCCCAGCTTTATGCTTCAAGGTGGTGATTTCACCCTCGGTGATGGAAGAGGTGGGGAGTCCATCTATGGGGAGAAGTTCGCCGACGAGAATTTCAAGATAAAACACACTGGGCCTG GACTTCTATCAATGGCAAATGCTGGTAAAGACACCAATGGTTCACAATTCTTCATCACCACGGTCACAACCAGCTG GTTGGATGGACGACATGTCGTCTTTGGAAAGGTGTTATCAGGAATGGACGTGGTTTACAAAGTTGAAGCAGAAGGACAACAGAGTGGAACACCCAAAAGCAAGGTCATAATAGCAGACAGTGGTGAACTTCCTCTGTAA
- the LOC108207942 gene encoding uncharacterized protein LOC108207942 has product MCLVFVCDKDERVVGRQVAPGSCPYCGGVIQAMDIQSSWRLCFVPLSFNNKRKFYCSLCSRRLVVKY; this is encoded by the coding sequence ATGTGTTTGGTGTTTGTATGTGATAAAGATGAGAGGGTAGTAGGGAGACAGGTGGCACCAGGATCATGTCCATATTGTGGAGGAGTCATTCAAGCCATGGATATCCAGAGCAGTTGGCGCCTCTGTTTTGTACCTCTTTCTTTCAACAACAAGCGCAAGTTTTACTGTTCTCTCTGTTCCAGACGTCTCGTCGTCAAATATTAG
- the LOC108207935 gene encoding zinc finger CCCH domain-containing protein 66, whose translation MGVGEFQEQERVADGLSGLLELAAADDLIGFKTAVEEGGLDVDGFGLWYGRRVGSKKIGLEERTPLMIASMFGSTRVLVYILETGCVDINRACGSDGATALHCAVFGGSAVVVDVVKLLLDASADVNCVDVEGNRPSDLIVPFVSSAYHLKRKTLELLLNGYTDSDEACVLGDNIAKKMEGQFVEEVSSLQDPKDGPERKDYPVDLSLPDIKNGIYGSDEFRMYTFKIKPCSRAYSHDWTECPFAHPGENARRRDPRKFHYSCVPCPEFRKGACRQGDACEYAHGIFECWLHPAQYRTRLCKDEIGCNRKVCFFAHKPEELRPLYASSGSAVPSSLDFLTMSPLALGSPSLMMSPSSTPPMTPSGPSSPMAGSLWSNQSNFAPPTLNLSGSRLRTTLSARDMDMEADFLGVENHRRRQQQLFDELSGLSSPTAWNNSFSSSAAFAASQGDWNGEPNRFLGVKPTNLDDVFGSHDPAVLSHLQGLSLDAGTTQLQSPTGTPLRHSMNQQLRSSYPSNLSSSPARTSQSYGIDQAQAAAAASFVTARSSAFAKRSQSFIDRSAVTHHSGISSSSAAGMSDWGSPNGKLEWGIQKEELNKLRKSASFGLRSSGGSYGAPAASIPSPTKEHDSWPRVKDVPAEKSGQSHTEERNLTNGGLEMLPQWVEQFYMDQEQLVA comes from the coding sequence ATGGGGGTTGGTGAATTTCAAGAACAGGAAAGGGTAGCAGATGGTTTGTCGGGCTTGCTTGAATTAGCGGCCGCAGATGACTTGATTGGTTTTAAGACTGCTGTGGAAGAAGGTGGTCTTGATGTTGATGGGTTTGGACTTTGGTATGGGAGAAGGGTTGGCTCGAAGAAGATAGGGCTTGAGGAGAGGACTCCGCTTATGATTGCTTCTATGTTTGGTAGCACACGTGTATTGGTGTATATACTTGAAACAGGCTGTGTTGATATTAACAGAGCTTGTGGTTCTGACGGAGCTACTGCCCTTCACTGTGCTGTTTTTGGTGGATCTGCTGTCGTGGTCGATGTTGTCAAGCTCTTGCTTGATGCATCTGCGGATGTAAATTGTGTTGATGTCGAGGGGAATAGGCCTTCAGACCTGATTGTACCCTTTGTGAGCTCTGCATATCATTTGAAAAGGAAGACGCTGGAGCTCTTGCTAAATGGTTACACTGATTCTGACGAGGCTTGTGTTTTGGGTGATAATATTGCCAAAAAAATGGAAGGTCAGTTTGTTGAAGAGGTTTCATCACTGCAGGACCCAAAAGATGGCCCTGAGAGAAAAGATTATCCTGTTGACCTTTCACTTCCAGACATAAAGAATGGTATATATGGGTCAGATGAGTTCAGAATGTATACGTTCAAGATAAAGCCTTGCTCAAGAGCATATTCCCATGACTGGACAGAGTGCCCGTTTGCCCACCCCGGTGAGAATGCAAGGAGGCGTGATCCAAGGAAGTTCCATTATAGCTGTGTTCCTTGCCCTGAGTTTCGAAAGGGTGCATGCCGCCAGGGAGATGCTTGTGAATATGCACATGGAATATTTGAGTGCTGGCTTCATCCTGCCCAGTATCGCACACGTCTGTGCAAGGATGAGATAGGCTGTAACCGTAAGGTCTGTTTCTTTGCGCACAAGCCTGAAGAGCTTCGTCCCTTGTATGCCTCCAGTGGTTCAGCTGTGCCTTCATCATTGGATTTTTTGACAATGAGCCCACTTGCCCTTGGTTCACCATCTCTCATGATGTCCCCATCCTCTACCCCACCGATGACTCCTTCTGGACCATCTTCTCCAATGGCAGGATCGTTGTGGTCGAACCAATCTAACTTTGCTCCCCCAACCCTGAATCTTTCTGGGAGCAGATTAAGAACTACTCTAAGTGCTAGAGATATGGACATGGAAGCTGATTTTCTTGGTGTGGAGAATCATCGTCGACGTCAACAACAATTGTTTGATGAACTATCTGGTCTCTCTTCTCCAACCGCTTGGAACAATTCCTTCTCAAGTTCTGCAGCTTTTGCTGCTTCCCAGGGTGATTGGAATGGGGAGCCTAACAGATTTTTAGGAGTGAAGCCTACTAACCTTGATGACGTTTTTGGGTCTCATGATCCTGCAGTTTTGTCTCACCTACAGGGGCTATCACTTGATGCGGGTACAACCCAGTTACAATCTCCAACTGGGACTCCCTTGCGCCACAGTATGAACCAGCAACTCCGCTCTAGCTATCCATCAAACCTCTCATCCTCACCTGCAAGGACATCACAGTCATATGGAATTGATCAGGCTCAGGCTGCGGCTGCGGCTTCTTTCGTAACGGCAAGATCTTCTGCATTTGCAAAAAGGAGCCAAAGCTTCATTGATCGAAGTGCTGTGACCCATCATTCCGGGATATCTTCTAGCTCTGCTGCTGGTATGTCAGACTGGGGTTCACCTAATGGAAAATTGGAATGGGGGATCCAGAAAGAAGAGCTAAACAAGTTAAGAAAATCTGCTTCATTTGGGTTGCGGAGCAGTGGCGGCAGCTATGGTGCTCCTGCTGCTTCAATTCCCTCCCCCACTAAGGAGCACGATTCGTGGCCTCGGGTCAAGGATGTCCCAGCAGAAAAATCTGGCCAGTCTCATACTGAGGAGCGTAATCTCACTAATGGAGGTTTAGAGATGCTTCCACAATGGGTGGAGCAGTTTTACATGGACCAAGAGCAGTTGGTGGCGTAA
- the LOC108207940 gene encoding zinc finger CCCH domain-containing protein 25, translated as MNPLTLVKRIQNINSKEASLGISEDASWHAVYKESAYVYVGGIPFDLTEGDLLAVFAQYGEIVDVNLVRDKGTGKSKGFAFVAYEDQRSTNLAVDNLNGAQVLGRIIRVDHVSKYKKKEEEDEELEQQKREERGVCRAFQKGECTRGDGCRFSHNAQRAANTGWGADDHKRSRREDDKFGGSARNVEKAGHLGHSRETSAQDGRRVTDKETRDSRAPVTNRDIDRHYKRTESNAFDPDERGIDKRAERQERKSYDKDNRDRQGLDGRSRRHGLESDSREHDDRRGEKGSRKESVSYRTEARENSGKDKRSLHVRDSSPHRRSEMEDRPHKSRR; from the exons ATGAATCCGTTGACTTTGGTGAAGCGTATACAAAACATTAATTCAAAAGAAGCATCGCTAGGTATATCTGAAGATGCTTCTTGGCATGCTGTTTACAAAGAATCTGCTTATGTTTATGTTGGTGGAATTCCGTTTGATCTTACCGAAGGCGATCTTCTCGCAGTTTTTGCTCA ATATGGAGAGATTGTTGACGTTAATCTTGTGAGAGATAAAGGCACGGGCAAATCGAAAGGTTTTGCGTTTGTTGCGTATGAGGATCAGAGAAGTACAAATCTTGCGGTGGATAATCTGAACGGTGCTCAAGTTCTTGGTCGAATAATACGGGTTGATCACGTTAGCAAGtacaaaaagaaagaagaagaagatgaggaGTTAGAACAGCAAAAGAGGGAGGAACGGGGTGTGTGTCGGGCTTTTCAAAAGGGCGAGTGCACCCGTGGTGATGGATGCAGATTTTCTCATAATGCACAA AGAGCTGCAAATACTGGTTGGGGTGCTGATGATCATAAAAGGTCAAGACGGGAAGATGACAAGTTTGGGGGTTCAGCAAGAAATGTGGAAAAGGCTGGCCATTTGGGTCATTCTCGAGAGACTTCTGCTCAGGATGGGCGTAGAGTAACTGATAAAGAAACGAGAGATTCCAGAGCGCCAGTGACTAACCGTGACATAGACAGGCATTATAAGAGAACTGAATCAAATGCATTTGATCCTGATGAGAGAGGCATTGATAAACGAGCAGAGAGGCAGGAGAGGAAATCATATGACAAAGATAACCGTGACAGGCAAGGACTTGATGGAAGGTCAAGACGACATGGTCTTGAATCAGATTCAAGGGAACATGATGATAGAAGAGGAGAGAAGGGATCAAGAAAGGAGTCAGTATCATATCGCACAGAAGCCCGAGAGAACAGTGGTAAGGACAAGCGATCACTTCATGTTAGAGATTCTTCCCCTCATCGTCGCAGCGAGATGGAAGATAGGCCACATAAATCACGCAGATAA
- the LOC108207933 gene encoding putative receptor-like protein kinase At3g47110, with protein MPFLLSQMEISLLNQCMILLLSFYFIVVPPLDLLNLECFASAAKLGNNTDKDALLNFKSQIIEDPLEVLYSWNDSIHFCQWTGVKCSVKHERVISLDLKHQNLAGTISPHVGNLSFLRLLDVAENSFHGIIPPELGSLARLQTLNLSYNILEGGIPVNLSLCSNLYNLALDHNHLEGNIPPLLGSLSKLGTLYLRNNNLTGMIPDSIGNLTSLRELYLSYNYLEGQVPISISQLRSLKMLALSVNFLSGEFPSAVYNLSSLVLLSLSFNNFTGTLSSSIGLDLPNLQLLYLAFNYFTGPLPDSFTNASGIQRFDVLNNKFRGQVPQNFGNLRNLSWFNIGTNHLGEGKDSDLTFLSSLTNCSMLEFLAFDDNQFEGTFPNIVTNMSITLTRLFVGTNNIRGSIPEEITNLDHLIVLSIVNTGLTGHIPASIGKLSRLGAFYLNSNQLTGKIPHSLGNITQLLYLRMSNNSLEGSIPSSLGNCRYLQSLDLSLNRLNDTIPKNLLSVSSFSVILNLSHNSFSGILPEDIGNLTNLVALDVSNNKFSGNIPRKIGNCLALEELYMESNFFQGSIAPLDDLKNIRYIDVSHNNLTGQIPETMGRLSRLLYLNLSFNNLEGSVPSEGVFRNASEVHVLGNLNLCGGIEELHLQTCSVQAHSKHRKHTSLKLIAGIAGALCLALLLLYIILCRGKKLKKAVSPAFSDRVSYPKLSYQDLFNATGGFSSGNVLGSGGFGTVYKGILPPDSLIVAVKVLKLQQQGASKSFIAECKALRNIRHRNLVKVLNACSSINFEGNDFKAIVYQYMSNGSLEDYLHPEPGLLQQKNLSFLQRINIVTDVASALYYLHHQCETPVVHCDLKPSNILLDTDFTAHVSDFGLARLILSSNKGYSNQFSSIGIKGTIGYTAPEYGMGSEVSTQGDVYSFGILLLELFTGRRPTDEIFRDGVNLHNFVSMALTDEIMVVVDQSALSGEEYITMEKNEIGSKWSHEHTEQLISIFRIGISCSEKSPTLRMNMKEAAAHLKSIKEEIVSSQSIKQ; from the exons ATGCCATTCTTACTTTCTCAAATGGAGATTTCTTTACTGAACCAATGCATGATTCTTTTACTATCTTTCTACTTCATCGTTGTGCCACCCCTTGATCTCTTAAATTTGGAATGTTTTGCTTCTGCGGCTAAACTTGGGAACAATACAGACAAAGATGCATTGCTAAACTTTAAGTCTCAGATTATCGAAGATCCCCTTGAAGTCTTGTACTCTTGGAATGATTCCATTCATTTCTGTCAATGGACCGGAGTCAAGTGCAGTGTCAAACATGAGAGAGTTATTTCTCTTGATCTTAAACATCAGAATTTGGCTGGAACTATATCACCCCATGTTGGAAATCTTTCATTTCTTCGTTTGCTTGATGTTGCTGAAAATTCTTTTCATGGCATCATTCCTCCAGAACTTGGTTCCTTGGCCAGGCTTCAAACTCTGAActtgagttataatattttaGAAGGTGGGATTCCTGTCAATCTGTCTCTCTGTTCCAACTTATACAACCTTGCACTAGATCACAACCACCTTGAAGGTAATATTCCTCCTCTCCTTGGTTCTTTGTCAAAGCTGGGGACTCTTTATCTCAGAAACAACAACCTCACAGGAATGATCCCAGATTCCATTGGGAATCTCACATCTCTGCGAGAGCTTTATCTCTCGTATAATTATTTAGAAGGACAGGTTCCGATTTCAATCTCTCAGTTGAGAAGCCTGAAAATGCTAGCACTGTCTGTAAATTTTCTTTCTGGTGAATTCCCAAGTGCAGTTTACAATTTATCTTCACTAGTTTTATTATCCCTGTCTTTTAACAACTTTACGGGTACCCTCAGTAGCAGTATAGGCCTGGACCTGCCAAATCTCCAGCTTCTTTATTTGGCATTCAATTATTTTACCGGGCCACTACCAGATTCATTTACCAATGCTTCAGGTATCCAGCGGTTTGATGTCCTTAACAACAAATTCAGGGGACAGGTACCTCAAAATTTTGGTAACTTGCGTAATTTATCATGGTTTAACATTGGTACAAACCATCTTGGAGAAGGTAAAGACTCTGATCTGACTTTCTTAAGCTCTTTGACTAACTGCAGCATGTTAGAGTTTCTAGCTTTTGACGACAACCAATTTGAGGGAACTTTTCCGAATATTGTCACAAATATGTCAATTACACTTACCCGGCTATTTGTTGGAACAAACAATATTCGGGGAAGCATCCCTGAAGAGATTACAAACCTGGACCACTTAATTGTATTGAGCATAGTGAATACTGGTTTAACAGGTCATATTCCAGCTTCAATAGGAAAACTTTCCCGTTTGGGGGCCTTTTATTTAAACTCAAATCAGTTAACTGGAAAGATTCCACATTCCCTGGGTAATATCACCCAACTATTATATCTTCGCATGTCAAATAATAGTTTAGAAGGAAGCATACCTTCAAGTTTAGGTAACTGCAGGTATCTACAGTCCTTGGATCTTTCTTTGAACAGACTAAATGATACAATACCTAAAAACCTTCTAAGTGTTTCATCATTTTCAGTGATTCTCAATTTGTCTCATAATTCTTTCTCCGGGATCCTGCCAGAGGATATTGGAAATTTGACTAATCTTGTTGCGCTTGATGTGTCAAACAACAAATTTTCTGGTAATATTCCTAGAAAGATCGGTAACTGTTTGGCATTGGAAGAACTCTACATGGAGTCCAACTTCTTCCAGGGAAGCATAGCACCATTAGATGATTTAAAAAATATCCGTTATATAGATGTTTCTCACAATAATTTGACTGGCCAAATTCCTGAGACCATGGGAAGACTTTCCAGATTGTTATACCTTAATCTATCATTCAACAATCTTGAGGGCTCAGTGCCTTCTGAAGGTGTCTTCAGAAACGCAAGTGAGGTTCACGTGTTGGGCAACTTGAATCTTTGTGGAGGTATTGAGGAGCTGCATCTGCAGACATGCTCTGTGCAGGCACACAGTAAGCATAGGAAGCACACATCCCTCAAGTTGATAGCTGGAATTGCTGGTGCTTTATGCTTGGCTTTGTTGTTGCTGTACATTATACTTTGTCGAGGGAAAAAGTTGAAGAAAGCAGTTAGTCCTGCATTTTCTGATAGGGTATCTTACCCAAAACTTTCGTATCAAGACCTCTTTAATGCTACTGGTGGATTTTCTTCAGGTAATGTTCTGGGTTCAGGTGGCTTTGGCACAGTTTACAAAGGAATTCTTCCCCCAGATTCACTTATAGTGGCTGTGAAGGTACTTAAGCTTCAACAGCAAGGAGCTTCCAAAAGTTTTATAGCTGAATGCAAAGCCTTGAGGAATATCCGCCATCGCAACCTTGTTAAGGTCCTTAATGCTTGTTCAAGCATTAATTTCGAGGGCAATGATTTTAAAGCTATAGTTTATCAGTATATGTCAAATGGTAGCTTGGAAGATTATCTGCACCCAGAACCTGGACTCTTGCAACAGAAAAACTTAAGTTTTCTCCAACGGATTAATATTGTGACAGATGTGGCATCTGCGTTGTATTATCTTCACCACCAATGTGAAACTCCTGTAGTTCATTGTGATTTAAAGCCGAGCAATATTCTTCTTGACACTGATTTCACTGCGCATGTGAGTGATTTTGGCTTGGCAAGACTGATTTTGAGCTCAAATAAGGGTTATTCCAACCAGTTCAGCTCGATTGGGATCAAGGGCACTATTGGATATACTGCTCCAG AATATGGCATGGGGAGTGAGGTCAGCACTCAAGGAGATGTTTACAGCTTTGGAATTCTCTTGCTAGAGTTGTTCACTGGAAGAAGACCGACTGATGAAATATTCAGAGACGGCGTAAATCTTCACAATTTTGTCAGTATGGCGTTGACAGATGAAATTATGGTGGTTGTGGACCAATCTGCCCTGTCTGGAGAGGAATACATCACTATGGAAAAGAATGAGATTGGC